In the genome of Zobellia nedashkovskayae, the window GTTTCTATTTTTAGAATCATTAAATATTTGAAGTATAACGTCAATATTTTTTATTGATTCTGGAAAATCATTTTGAACTAGGAGGAAAGAGAGCCAATTATTAACTAGGTCAGTTGACGAATGTTTTTTTAGTCTTTGTTTATTTTGAAAATAGGTTGAAAAACATTCTATGATTTCGGATTTTAATTCATCAGGAGACATTCCAAATTCATAAAATAATGAAAGAGGATTTCTACTCTCAAAATCGCTTATCTTTTTTCTGTTTTTCAATTATTCGGGATGTTTATTTAATGAAGTACAACAATAGTATATGTACAACAGCACGGATGTCTACTAATACTTGAATATAACACAACTTTATTAAGTCTACCCAGATTTAGATTGTACCTGCAATATAAATATTCGCGTCATTTTATTCTTACAGAAGGGCGTAATATTTATTGAAGAGTTGTCATTTTATGTTTAAGCTTGAGAAAGCTAAAAAAACACGAATTAGCTTTAGAGAACGGCAGGGAGGTTTTGTTGTGCTTAGTGCTTTTCCGCACGTAACTTTAATTCCTTGTTCATTTGTTCAAATCCATTTTTGGTGTCTTTGTCTAAACTCTTTGAAAACAGCTTAACCAAAATTCCGCTAAAATGCTCGCTCTGTTCAAAATGAGTAGTTCCATCTCCGTTATCTGTCAATTTAAATAGGTGTTCTCCGTCAAACAGACCTTTAAACCAAAGATGACCAAGCCACTTTAACTCTGTGTTTTCAGTCAAGGTCAATACAAAGGGTTTAAAAGTCATTCCTTGCAATTTTATTTGAATTTGGTTTCCAACTTTTACGTCTCCAGAAACTGATTTAATAAATGAATTCCATTCAGGATACTTGTCAAAGGCGGTAAGGACTTGCCAAATTCTTTCTTTACTAGCGCTTATTGTAATAGATGTTTTAATCTGCTTTGTCATAATAGTAATTTATATGGCAAAGCTCGGCTTAAACCGAGTTTTTGCTCTTGACAAAAATCAAGAAATCTTTTTGTTTCTAATTCTGCTAAATGTTTCGGGAGACATTCCCAACATTGACGCGAGATATTGCAACGGAACTTGATTAAAAAGTGCTTTATTATTCTCGAAAAGTTGGTTGTAGCGTTCTTCGGCACTAAGGGATAAATGGCTAAAAACCCTTTCTTCTAATTGAACGAAACAACCTGCAATAAACTGTTTTTCCATTTCTGCCCAATTTGGAACAACACTATTCAAAAGGGCATAGTTTTCCTTATTGATTGTGTAGAGTTCACAATCCGTTAATGCTTGAATATTCCATCTTGCTCTTTGTTTAAAGCTAAAACTGTACAAGTCGGTTATGAAATAACCTTTTGTAGAAATCCATTGCGTAACTTCTTTGTCATTGGCATTTGCAAAAATTCGTATAAAACCACTTCGAACAAAACTCAGTTTTTGGCAATATTGACCAGTTTTTGTAAAATATTCCCCTTTTTTGAGTTCCGATTCTGTGAACAATGAAGTTATTTGGTCCATATTTTCATTGGTGATTCCAAAGTAGGAAGTAATATATTTCTGTAATTCTGTCAATTTTCAGAGGTTTTTTCAATATTAAAAACACCGGGTGAATTATGAATATAAGCAAAAATAACGCTCCATATTTGGGTATAAACGAACTCTTATCTGAGTTGCCCATGCTCTTACAGACTTAATTGTATATGGTGTATTTTCTCTTTTAGTACCTTGGCAGCTCTGGTGTACCCACTACTACCACCATCCACAAAATGGATATGTTTGGCATTTCTATTGCGAACATAGCAAGACATTATACTGGTATTACTAACATGAATACCATAAACAATCAGTTCCTTTTTTTCTAACTCATCTAGATATTCAGTTAACCGTTGTCTTTGCTTTGTAGTACCGGAGATAACCATATTAATACGCCCGTCAATTACTAGAATATCGGATAATTGCGTTAACTCATTTAGATATTTTCTACCTTTTGCACTGGGCAAATAATAATATTTACCAAATAAGCCAGTTATCCATACCTTCAAAAAGTTTATAACTCCAAATTTCTTATTACTCGCTTTCAGTTCTGTTCTAATCTGGTGATAATTAAATTTTAATTTCAATTTTAATTTAGGTACAGAAATAGGGTTTCTATTACTTAGTGAACCATATATTTCATCTGTTTTTTCTAACAGTTCTTGGAAGATAGAAGCTTGTTTTGATTCAATTAAGGCGTTAACCAATAATGAAACTACTTCATTTGAGTTTTCTGGTGGTGGAATTTTGTTCCACCTACATTCCATGCCATCTAAATCTAAAGCAGTCTTTTTTGCATGTGCTTGATCTAGAATTTTATCTCTAGATTTTATTTCCTTTTCCGCAAAATGCAGACCGTTGCCTAAAACTATTGGTATTGTGTGTAATT includes:
- a CDS encoding Crp/Fnr family transcriptional regulator, yielding MTELQKYITSYFGITNENMDQITSLFTESELKKGEYFTKTGQYCQKLSFVRSGFIRIFANANDKEVTQWISTKGYFITDLYSFSFKQRARWNIQALTDCELYTINKENYALLNSVVPNWAEMEKQFIAGCFVQLEERVFSHLSLSAEERYNQLFENNKALFNQVPLQYLASMLGMSPETFSRIRNKKIS
- a CDS encoding DUF3095 family protein; translation: MKDTLFYTNLENHKAPVNKILSEATLFKKIPDDWHIVVTDIKGSTASVENGFSEIVNLIATGSIIAALNIASKHTITIPFFFGGDGATLLIPSILLPEIMDALTLHKENIQKEFDIYLRVGSVPVSHVYKNNQELKIAKASITKLHTIPIVLGNGLHFAEKEIKSRDKILDQAHAKKTALDLDGMECRWNKIPPPENSNEVVSLLVNALIESKQASIFQELLEKTDEIYGSLSNRNPISVPKLKLKLKFNYHQIRTELKASNKKFGVINFLKVWITGLFGKYYYLPSAKGRKYLNELTQLSDILVIDGRINMVISGTTKQRQRLTEYLDELEKKELIVYGIHVSNTSIMSCYVRNRNAKHIHFVDGGSSGYTRAAKVLKEKIHHIQLSL
- a CDS encoding SRPBCC domain-containing protein → MTKQIKTSITISASKERIWQVLTAFDKYPEWNSFIKSVSGDVKVGNQIQIKLQGMTFKPFVLTLTENTELKWLGHLWFKGLFDGEHLFKLTDNGDGTTHFEQSEHFSGILVKLFSKSLDKDTKNGFEQMNKELKLRAEKH